The sequence GGGAGCGATCCCGCTCATCCCAGGAAGCTCAGCCGAACCTGACGGTTGTCATTAGAGACGTTCGTGTCCACCAGGCACACCGACTGCCAGGTTCCCAGCTCCAGTCGTCCCGCGATCACCGGCAGCGTCGCGTGTGGGGGGATCAGGGCCGGGACCACGTGGTCGCGGCCGTGGCCCGGGGTGCCGTGGCGGTGCTGCCAGCGGTCGTCGGCGGGGAGCAGCGTGCGCAGGGCCGCCAGGAGGTCGTCGTCGCTGCCCGCGCCGGTCTCCAGGATGGCGATTCCGGCGGTGGCGTGCGGGACGAAGATGTTGAGGAGGCCGTCACGGCCGGCGGCCGCGCGAGTGAGGAACTGCTCGCAGTCCGATGTCAGGTCGGTGACGGTCTCCGTCGAGCCCGTGGTGAGGTGCAGGACGGTGGTGGTGAAGGGAGAAGACATGGCGCCCAT comes from Streptomyces sp. Mut1 and encodes:
- a CDS encoding secondary thiamine-phosphate synthase enzyme YjbQ, whose translation is MSSPFTTTVLHLTTGSTETVTDLTSDCEQFLTRAAAGRDGLLNIFVPHATAGIAILETGAGSDDDLLAALRTLLPADDRWQHRHGTPGHGRDHVVPALIPPHATLPVIAGRLELGTWQSVCLVDTNVSNDNRQVRLSFLG